Below is a window of Methanocaldococcus jannaschii DSM 2661 DNA.
AATACTTTAGAATCATATAAATTGGATACAATTGTCATAGACTCTTCAAAACTTAATTTTTGGTTTTCCATTAAGTATAAAACTTTTCTAAATATATCGCTAACTTCCTTTATATTACTTTTAACAACTTCAAGTAATGCTTCGTTTATGGACCTTCCAGATTCGAGGGCTAATATCATAATATAAAGAGCTTGTGGAATGTTATTCTCAAGAGTTTCTATTTTATTTTCATATAAAATAGATGGAATGAACAATGCAGCTCCCACGTATATAACTACAAATATAATCATACTTTTTAGGGTTAAGTGTAAATAATATGATATTAGGAGAGGTATCGCAGCTATAATTATTAACAATAATATAAACTTTTTTTCGTCAAAATCCTTACCAAGTTTTTTAAAGAGTATAATATTCCTTTTTATTGTTCTTTTATATAGAGTTGTCAGGTATTTGGGCATGCTATCACATTAAATCATTTTTATTCTATTTTTAGTTTAACAAAAATTCCAAATATTAGTGTTAATAATGGACCAATTTTCAACAGTAGTAGGTTGATAGTGCTCAGTATTCCTGAAAATCCTTGATTACCTATCATAGTTGATAGTATCATTCCAGTAAAAGGAAGTATCAATCCAACACCAAATGCTAAGTTTCCTAAGTTCTGTATCATAAATTTTGATGAATCTAATTTAACCATAGACTCTCTAACTATGTCTTCATATAATTTTCCTAAAAGTAATGGTAGATTACCTTTGTTATAACCTACAATCATCTGGTCGTATAATTTTTTTAATATGGGAATTCTTGTTCTCATTTTAGCTCTTTCAAGAGCCTCTACTAAGTTGTAACCTCCTATATTGACATCCCTAATTATAGACTTTGCTTCAAATGCTACAACTCCGTACTCTCTACTTTTTGAAATAGATTCTAAAACTTCTGGTAGAGACGCTCCTGCTCTAAGTATTGATATCATATATATTAATGTAAATAAGATTTGAAGCTTTATCTCTCCCTTAAATAATATTAATCTAATTTTTGGATAAAATAGCGATAGTACTAATATAATCCCAGCACCTATCAGTCCATTAACAAATCCTTGAAGTAGGTTATTGTCCAAAAGTCCCATAAAAAGTAATGCCAAAAAGGTTATAATCATATAGATTACTACCTTTTTAAAGTAGGCTACTTCATCCTTAACTCCCATATATCTAAGTTCGTTTCTTGATGGAAATAAATTACCTTTAAATATTTTTGACAATGATTCTGCTGTTTTACCAACGATATCTCCTTCATATAGTATAAATTCATATTTTTCTATATCAACAAACTCTTCTGGTTCCATATAAACATCATAGAATTCAAGAACTTCTCTTTCTTTTCTTGATTCCTTCAACTCTTTTAAAGTTTCTATACTAAGTGGTCTTATACCCAACTTATATAATAGTATATCGATTCTTCTCTTTAGTTTTTCAAAAATTCCTTTCATTTAATTCACCAAGTAGGTAATATCATCTTATCGATCTCAGAAGTTTTTCTGGATCTACCTGGTACCTCATTATGTAATCAGAGACATTTTCAAGTTTTCTAATATTATTTTTGTACAAGTAACTTAAAACCTTTTTCCTATTTTCTCTGTCTCTTAATAATTCCTCTTTAGTAATCCCCGCTATTTCACAAACTTCTTCTTCCCACATACAAATTCCTCTTCTTTCTAAACTATCTTTTAAACCATTGTATTCGTAAAGGGTAGTTTTAGCAAATTCATGACCTTCACCACCACCTTTTACAATCTCTACAATTCCAAGAATCCTCCTAATCGTTTTTCCAGCTCTTCTAATCCTTTGCTGATTTATAATAAAATTTAATGCTGTTAACATAATCTTTGGAACATTCATTGGTGGGCTTGTTAATCTTAAAATGGCTTCATCTGCACTATTAGCATGTAATGTTCCAGAACAGTTTGAGACAGCAAAACCTTCGTTTTTTCCAGCGATATATGTGTGATTATCTTCAACTGTTAGGTCATATATGTGTCCATTATAATCAACGGTTTCTACTTTAATTACTTCATCTAAATTTATAGTGTTATTTTTTGGAATGTAAATATAATCTCCGACCTTTACCATTTCAGCATTTATTTCAAGAACTTCTCCTGTCTTTGATATATAAACAGGATGGTCGTGGGTTAGTGTAATCTCTCTCCTGTTTTTGGTAGTTATTTTAATCAATTTTCCAGAATATTTTTTTCGCCAAACTCTCAATATTCTTTTATCCTCAATAATTAATGATAATTTATTGAAACTTTTGATATATATGTTTTCGTTTCCAATATCTATCCACCCAAATCCATTATCTTCTTTTTTTATACTGTTTTTGTATTTTTTAAAGAATTTATCCACAAACTCTCCAATGTTTATTATATTCCCATCGGATAAATAAATAGGTTCATCATAAGCTAAAGCCCCATCGTGTCCAGTGTTCATAGCAACTAACAATGAATGAGCTTCTTTTCCTCTAACCTCTCCAACAAAAATCCTATCAGGTCTCATTCTTAGAGCGTTCTTAATTAAATCATCCATTGTAACTTCATATTCTGGCATTCCAGGTCTTGCAGGTCTTGTAACCATCTTTATAACATGCTTATGAGGAATCTGCAACTCTGGGGTGTCTTCAATAGTTATGATTCTTTCATTGTACATTGAGAATAGGGATAAGACATTCAATAAAGTTGTTTTTCCAGAACCAGTTCCCCCAGCTATTAAAGTGTTTGCAGGTTTTGCTCCAAAGTAACCCTCAACAGCTTGCCATAAAAAAGCGGCAGTGTCGATATCCAAAGTTCCAAAGTTTATTAAATCGATGACAGTTAATGGATTTTTTGAGAATTTTCTTATTGTTAATGTAGCTCCGTTCATAGTTATATCTGCTGTGGTAGCATTCACTCTACTTCCATCTGGTAGGAAAGCATCAAGCATTGGAACTCTTGAATCTATTGGTCTATTAACTAAATTTGCAATACTTTCAATAATCCTATCAACTTCATTTCTATCTAACACGATATTTGTTTCACACATCTGATGTTTTCTATGAAATACAAAAACTGGAACATTGTAACCATTAACCATAACCTCTTCTAATCTATCATCATTTAGTGGAACTTCTAATAAACCAAGCCTTCCAATTACTAAATAAAAGAATTTTGCTAATGAGTCGATATACGGAATAGCCAAATTATATCTCATGGAGAAATTTGTTAAATACTCTCTTATTTGGTCATATTCTATTAGACCCAAATCACTGATTTGAGATTTTATATGATTTAAGTGGTCTTTTGTAAGTTTTGAGAGAGACATATTAATTTTGTCAATTTCAGGGACTAAATAATAAATATAACCCTCCTCTCTTTTAATTACTACTTCCATTTCTATTTCATCAATTTTTATACTGTAAGTATCTAATATGGTTTCATCATTTCCAACTGTTGCCTTTTTATTAATAGTTGGATGGGGCTCTATAGGTTTGAGTTTAGTATCACTTGGAATCACTGTTTCAGATTTTTTTTCTTTTTCAATTTTTTCAGATTTTTTCTGTATTTTGTCTAATATCCCCATTACAAACCACCAGATTATTAATATTACGTAAAAATTAACAAAAATTAACTGATTTTTAATTATCAAGGTTTAACTACACAAAAAGTTAGCTAACTATTTATAATATCTACAGAGTTACATCAATATCCAAATGCTCGGTTAGTTCCTTGTATCTATTTCTTATTGTTACTTCTGTCACTCCAGCAACTTCAGCAACTTCCCTCTGAGTTCTTCTACAGCCAAGAAGAACGCTTGCTATATATATTGCTGCAGCAGCAACACCAGTAGGGCCTCTACCGCTTGTTAATCCTTTTTCAGCCGCTTGTTGCAATATCTGTATAGCTTTGGACTCAACTTCCCCAGGCAATCCAAGTTCAGATGCAAATCTTGGCACATAATCAATTGGATTTGTTGGGGTTAATTTTATATTTAATTCTCTCGCTAAAAATCTGTAAGTTCTTCCAATTTCTTTCCTATCCACCCTTGATGCTTCGGCAATTTCATCTAAAGTTCTTGGAACTCTACATCTTCTGCAAGCAGCGTATATAGCGGCTGCAACAACTCCTTCAATACTTCTTCCTCTTATTAATCCTTTCTCAACAGCCCCTCTATAAATTATAGCGGCATTCTCTCTTACATGTCTTGGTAGTCCGAGCTTTGATGTAATTCTATCTAATTCTGACAGGGCAAATGCTAAGTTTCTCTCTGCAGCATCACTGACTCTAATTCTCCTCTGCCATTTTCTTAATCTGTAGAGTTGGGCTCTCTTATTTGCAGATAAATCCTTTCCATAACTATCTTTGTTTCTCCAATCAATAACTGTTGATAAACCTTTATCGTGGATGGTGTTGTGTAATACAAATCCTCCAAATCCAGCAACGAAGTTTTCTGCATTTGGAACAGTTAAATCATAGGCATATCCACTGGTTGGCTCTACCTTATTAATCTCTTTAATTTTTAAGAATATGAAATCAGAGTTTATAAGTTTTTCGAGTTTTCTATTGGTATATATATTTGTTATTCTCCTTACCTCATAAACTTCAATATCATTTATACTCTTTTTATTAATGGTGGCGTTTTCTTTTATTTGTAAAAGTAAGAATATAACATCTTCAGCCAACTCCTTTGAGACAAATACTTTTGCATCTTTACCATTAAATATCCCATCTATGAATGATTTTTTTATTTCATAAGGAGATTTAAAGATTATAGAGGGAATTCTTTTATTCTTAACTCTCAATTTTTTTAGTAAATTGATAATTTTTTTATTCTTTACTTCAATTTGAATATTTAAATCTTTACTATAGATGGTTATATCCGAATTCAAAGATTTGAAATAATCAATTGTTTCATTTATAAACTCTTTTTCATTGTAATCATAAGATAATACAATTTTTTTGTCATCATAATAACCTTCCGCAATTATGTAACCCAATATTTTACTAAATTTTTTATCTATTTCAATATCTTCTTCAATATTCGGCAATTCTTTTGCTAAAACTAATATATCTCCAACTTTTAGCTCATCAACTCTTATTGGAACTACCTCATTATCTCTTATGGTAAAGACACTATGGCTTCTGGTAACTCTAACCTTTTTATTCCCTTCAACAACTATTTCAAACATCTCACTAACTGGATGCCTTGAAACCTC
It encodes the following:
- a CDS encoding intein-containing protein; the protein is MGILDKIQKKSEKIEKEKKSETVIPSDTKLKPIEPHPTINKKATVGNDETILDTYSIKIDEIEMEVVIKREEGYIYYLVPEIDKINMSLSKLTKDHLNHIKSQISDLGLIEYDQIREYLTNFSMRYNLAIPYIDSLAKFFYLVIGRLGLLEVPLNDDRLEEVMVNGYNVPVFVFHRKHQMCETNIVLDRNEVDRIIESIANLVNRPIDSRVPMLDAFLPDGSRVNATTADITMNGATLTIRKFSKNPLTVIDLINFGTLDIDTAAFLWQAVEGYFGAKPANTLIAGGTGSGKTTLLNVLSLFSMYNERIITIEDTPELQIPHKHVIKMVTRPARPGMPEYEVTMDDLIKNALRMRPDRIFVGEVRGKEAHSLLVAMNTGHDGALAYDEPIYLSDGNIINIGEFVDKFFKKYKNSIKKEDNGFGWIDIGNENIYIKSFNKLSLIIEDKRILRVWRKKYSGKLIKITTKNRREITLTHDHPVYISKTGEVLEINAEMVKVGDYIYIPKNNTINLDEVIKVETVDYNGHIYDLTVEDNHTYIAGKNEGFAVSNCSGTLHANSADEAILRLTSPPMNVPKIMLTALNFIINQQRIRRAGKTIRRILGIVEIVKGGGEGHEFAKTTLYEYNGLKDSLERRGICMWEEEVCEIAGITKEELLRDRENRKKVLSYLYKNNIRKLENVSDYIMRYQVDPEKLLRSIR
- a CDS encoding type II secretion system F family protein, translating into MKGIFEKLKRRIDILLYKLGIRPLSIETLKELKESRKEREVLEFYDVYMEPEEFVDIEKYEFILYEGDIVGKTAESLSKIFKGNLFPSRNELRYMGVKDEVAYFKKVVIYMIITFLALLFMGLLDNNLLQGFVNGLIGAGIILVLSLFYPKIRLILFKGEIKLQILFTLIYMISILRAGASLPEVLESISKSREYGVVAFEAKSIIRDVNIGGYNLVEALERAKMRTRIPILKKLYDQMIVGYNKGNLPLLLGKLYEDIVRESMVKLDSSKFMIQNLGNLAFGVGLILPFTGMILSTMIGNQGFSGILSTINLLLLKIGPLLTLIFGIFVKLKIE
- a CDS encoding type II secretion system F family protein; the encoded protein is MPKYLTTLYKRTIKRNIILFKKLGKDFDEKKFILLLIIIAAIPLLISYYLHLTLKSMIIFVVIYVGAALFIPSILYENKIETLENNIPQALYIMILALESGRSINEALLEVVKSNIKEVSDIFRKVLYLMENQKLSFEESMTIVSNLYDSKVLRMLARIMIENRKYGGDLSDSLKILAKTLEDFKMYKRQLLSVTASGLAIGFIILCGVIPAVAALLGAYLIAVSGMLSGVAPIPPVKPEDISKGFEIVQMGTAIIGALFAIPIFGLKIGRMFLISAVTMTIGVLAYYTILKFAPGIFS